The following DNA comes from Methanothermus fervidus DSM 2088.
ATGTTTAAACGCTGTTATGAGATACTATGGAATTATAGAAAATACTAGGCATTGTACTTCAAATTATCCTGAAAAATGTGCCAAAAAATTTGTAGAATATGTAAAAGATAATTTTTCTCCTGAAAAAGTTGGCATTATAGGATTTCAACCTGCTTTTGTAAGAGAATTTTCTAATGAATTTGATAAAATATTCGTAACTGATTTAAATCCTGAAAATGTTGGAAGTGTGAAATATGGAATAAAAGTTTTAGATGCTAAATACAACCCAGAAATTATAAAATGTTGCGATGTCGTGCTCATAACAGGGTCTACTATCGCAAATAATACATTTAACAAGATATATGAAAAATGTAAAAAATACAAAACCAATTATATATTTTATGGTACTACAATAGCAGGAATAGCACATCTATTAAAATTAGATAGATTTTGCCCATTCAGCGATTAATTTATATTAATAGTTGGTTTTTAAAGTTAAATGTATGGAACTAATTACAATAATTGCAATATTTGTAAGTCTTTATATGGCATTTACAATTTCAGCTAATGATATCGGAAATTCGGTGGGTACGGTAGTTGGTAGTGGTGCTATCAATATTAAAAGGGCATTGGTTTTAAATTCTATTTTTGCGTTTTTAGGTGCTATATTTTTGAGTAAAGCCGTTACTGAAACCATAGGAAAAGGAATAATACCTGCTGGCATGCTTGACATTAAAGGTGCTTCTATCATTACCTTTACTACAGGACTTTGGATAACATTTACTTTGTGGAAAAAAATTCCAATTTCAGGTTCTGAAGCAATTATTGGGGCAGTAACCGGTTTTGGCGTTGCAAGTATTGGTATAGATAAATTAAATTTACAAACATTGTGGGTAATTATGTTAAGTTGGATTGTTTCTCCACTAATTGGCTTGGTTACTGGATACTTGACTTACAGAGCTCTTAACACTGTAATATTTACAAAAACTACAATGAAAAAAAGAAGTAGAATAGAAAAGATATTTAAATATCTTTTAATATTAACTTCTTGTGCTACAGCTCTAAGTATTGGTGCAATTGATATTTCAATTGCTACTAGTGTTTTATACATAACATTTGGACAAGCTGGATTAGAAATAAAAATAATTGGCGCCATTATGCTCATAGTAGGTATATTAATAGCAGGTAACAGAGTTAGTGACACAATTGGTAGACGAATAACAGAATTGGTACCAAGTAGATCATTTTCAGCCCAAATTTCAGCGGCTATTATATATGCACTTTTTGTGTATAATGGGATCCCAATATCGCCTACTCAGACACTTGTAGGATCCATCATTGGTGTAGGATTAGCATATGGAGTTTCAAGTGTTAAAATCGACGTTGTTAAAGATGTAATACATATCTGGCTCTTAACAATTCCTTGTTGTTTTACTTTAGCCATGGTTCTTAAGACAATTTCTACTCTTCTAATGTAGATCTCAGTGCCCTTATTATGTCACCATCAGATATTATACCTTTAATTTCATCATTCTCTTTTACAACAAGTTGGTTAATTATTTCGTCCTTATCACCATGTTCATACATTTTTTTAACAACATCAGCTAAAGTATCGTTAGGACTTACGCAAACAACATCTTTAACCATTATTTCCTTAACTTTTGTACCTAATTTGTACTTATCTAAGATCAAATTATGGCCGAGATCTGTTGCTGTTACTATACCTAACAATTTGCCTTTTTTTACTACAGGTAAAGCACTTATTTTATTTTTCATTAATTTTTCAAAAGCAAAAACAACGTCTTCTTCGGGATCCACAGTTATAACATTTTTTGTCATCACATCTTTAACCTTTATATTTTCCCACATCTTTATGCACCAAATCTTCTGTTAAGGACTTGACAATCGAGTCAATAGTTGTAACTACATCAATATTTTCAATTATTGGGATATTATGTTTTCTTGCTTGCATTTCAATATAATCATGTATGCGTCTTATAGCCCAGAAGTATTTTAAATATCTCTCTAAAGGTCTTCTTGCCCATTTTTGTCTGCAACGAGAATAAAATCTGCTTCTATGCATTTTTTCATCAGGAACTGTCAATACAAACATCGCTACATTATTTTTATTAATTAGTTCTTCCCTTATAAATCCAGGAACAAGGTGGGCACCTTCTATGACTATACTTATACCTTCGGTAAGTGCTCTTTCAATTACAGCTTCAATGCCGACGGTCACCACGTTTACATGGTCTCTAAAGCCAACTAAAACTTCATCAAACTCTACAGGTGCAGGTGTCCTTAAAGATTTATAAGCTGTAAAAGTAGATTCATGAAGAGAAGGTATTAATTCTTTAGATATCATCTTTCTCATGACTTCTCGTATCATGTCGGTGCTGATCATGTTTCTTATTCCTAATCTATTTGCAACTTCGAATGCTATTGATGATGTTCCAACACCAGAAGCTCCTGCAATCAATAAAATTAAAGGTTCCTTATATTCTCTTATTTTTCTCCATCTTATATATTTTTCAGCTATTTTTTCATCTTTTTCCTTTAATTTATTGTATACAATTTTTACTAATTCATCAATAGTTACAATTTTCTTTTTTTCTTTTTTAAGATAAGACTCTACTTCTGCTGCAAGGAGGTAAGCATCTGTAGGATCCATCCCTGATCTCGTCAGTGATCTAGCCAATACACCCTTTGAAAATGGTTCTCTGTATTTTTTTCCAGCTACTTTTCCTTCCACTAGAATCATTATTTATCACCTAATTTTGATCCATTTACAGTTTACTTCTCCATCTAAATCTATAACTGCAACCTTGCCTTCGAAAGCAGGGCCTGTGTTGATTATTGTTGTGTTTCCTAGTTGGTCAATACCTCTAGCTTCATGTATATGAGCACATATATTAACTTTAGGTTGGTACTCTTCTATTATTTTTCTTATAGATTTACTACCAACGTTATCACCACTTTGTATTTGATCAACTTTTGTGTTGTAAGGAGGCGCATGTGTAACAAGAATTGTCGTATCCTTTGAAATAATATTTTTTAAGCTATTGTATATTTCCTTCTCTTGAAATTCAAAAGGCGTGTCAAAAGGCGTTGGATTTGATCCTCCAAATCCACATATTTTTATACCTTTAATTTCTATAGCGTTGTTGTGAATATTGATTGTACCAGACTTTTCTATGATATCCACAGTTTCTGGTAAGTCACAGTTACCTGGCAATGCTAGCACAGGAACATTGTAACTTGTTAACTTGTTTAATATTTTTTCTGCTAACTCTACTGGTCCAAAATCAGTTATGTCTCCAGAAACTATTATGAGATCTATTTCTTCATTTAAATTATTTAATTCTAATAATTTTCCGTGAAGGTCACTAATTCCAAGAATTTTCATATTTATTCCCCAAAGAATGTTGCTATTTCTTTTAAACTTCTTTTAATATCTTCAGCTTCACCATATAAAACAATTATATTATCTTCTTCAAATTCTATTATCAAACCATGGTATTCCGCAATTTCCTGTATTCTATCTTCTGATATTGCCGTGTTTAAATTTACCCTTGTAACCATCATGTCCCTAGGAGCCCCTGTTATAAATCTAGATTTAATATTAGGAGGTCTATACACCTTTTCGCCTCTTATGACTTTTTTAAATTCCTCTTTCCACTTATTGCGATATTCTTTACTTATGTCCCCTGCAAAATCTAATAAAACTTCTTGTAGATAATTTAAAGATTCATTTATATTCTTTAATTCCTTAACAATTTTTGGATCGTTAGGACTAGATTTATATAGATTAATTAGAAATTTTGTATCTCTCATCTCCTTATTTATGGATTTTGGAAGATCTTTACCTCTTTTTTTTAAATCTGCATGTAATTTAAGAATTGTGAACCATATTTGTTCTAATATATCAGCTTTCATAGATGTCCTTCCAAAATATTTGATGAAATGTGATTCAATTTTGCACCTATTTCTTTTAACTCTTCTTTAATTTCATCTATATTGTTGTAAGATTCCAAAAACAAAACATGATAACATTTGGTGCCTGCAATATTGACTATAGCAATTTTCTCATTTTTTTTAATTTTATTCTTTTTCTCTAAAGCTGCTTTTAACTCTACAAATTTTATATATTCATCAGGTATTTCATCATATTTAAATACTCCCAGTAAGGTGGCTGTAAACATTTAATTTCCCCCAAAACATTTTTTTAATATATTTTTAAATATATCTTTTTTTTAAACAAAATTTTATGTTTCGAAAATTTTTTAGTGTAGGAATAATTTACATAATATTTTAAAAGGAAAAATAATTGAGGGTTTAAAAATATGAAAATATTTAGCAAGGCATTTAAAAATGGTGAGAAAATCCCTAAAAAATATACTTGTGATGGACAGGACATTTCACCACCTATCAAATGGGAAGATATACCAGAAAACACTAAAACTTTGGTTTTAATTTGTGAAGATCCAGATGCTCCAGGAAAAACTTGGGTACATTGGGTATTATTTAATATACCTCCTGAAATTGAAGAACTTCCAGAAGGCGTTGAAAATAAGGAAAAACTTGAAAATGGAGCTATACATGGAGTAAATGATTGGGGAAGACTTGGATATGGAGGTCCTTGCCCACCATCAGGTACACATCGATATTACTTTAGATTATATGCATTAGATACTGAACTCAAATTAGAACCAGGTGCAAAAAAAGAAGAAGTAGTAGAAGCCATGAAAGATCATATAATTGATCAGGCAGAGCTAATGGGAACCTATTCTAGGGAATAATTTTAGTATTATTTAAAATACATCATCAACAAACTTCTCTAGTGAATGTTTTTTTGTAAATTCTTTTTTCTTTTCTAAACCTCTTTTTGGTTTTTCTTCACTAAACATGTATGGAGACTTCACACCAGACACTATAATAGTAGTTCTTATTGTATTCTGTAATTCTTCCTCAATTTGTACGCCCCATATTATATTAGCCTCTGGATCTAATTCATCTGCTACTACTTGTACAATCCTTTCAGCTTCTTGTAATGATAAATCTGAGCTACCAGTAATATTAATTAATGCTCCTTTAGCGTTTGATATATCTAAATCAAGTAATGGACTGTTTAATGCTTCATGAACAGATTCTAATGCTTTATCTTCACCAGATTCAGACTCACCCATTCCAATCATTGCCATTCCAGAACCTTGCATAACACTTTTTATATCAGCAAAATCTAAACTTATGAGACCTGGCTTAGTTATTAGTTCAGTTATTCCTTTTACAGCTCTACTTAATATTTCATCAGCTACCATAAAGGCTTTGTTAATTGGTAAATTAGGTGCTACTTCCAATAATTTGTCGTTTGGAACCACAATAACAGTGTCAGCAGAATTTCTTAATTTTTTAAGACCTTCTTCGGCATTTTTTCTCCTGATAACTCCTTCTGCACTAAATGGCAATGTCACTACAGCAATTGTCAATGCTCCACATTTCTTTGCTATTTTGGATATTACGGGAGCTGAACCTGTTCCAGTTCCTCCACCTAACCCACAAGTCACAAATACCATATCTGCATTTTCAAGTTCTCTTGCTATTTCATCTTCACTTTCTTCTGCACATTCTTCACCTAGTTCAGGAATTCCACCAGTTCCTAAACCTCTACAAAGATTTTTACCAATTAAAATTTTCTTGTCAGCGACACTATAATATAGATCTTGGGCATCAGTGTTAACAGCAATGGTTTTTGCACCTTCAATACCTATTTTTGTTAGTCTGGAAACAGTATTATTTCCAGCTCCACCTGTACCAACAACATATATCCTTGATCTACTCTCTTCCATTATTTTTTTAAGTTCCTCATCTATAGAATTTTCACTTCTGATGTTAGGCTTCCCAATATCTTCTTTTTTTGCATTTTTTAATGCATCTTCAATAAGTTTCACATTTCTCCCTCACAAATAATAATGATATATATCATAAGTAAGTTGAGAGGTAATATATTTTTTACTTATCTTTAGGGTCTTGGCATTGCAATTATTTCATGTATCCTTAAATCAAAAACATTGTTCATGTGGGCTGGTGTCAGCACAAGAGATGTATCTGCACCTCTCCCTGTTCCCCCAATTGCAACTATTTCTCTATCTACAGGGATTAATCCGGCGTCAGCAGCCATAATACTTATTTCCACACAAACTTTAAATCCCTGTGAAATCATTCGAAGCGTTTCTGCCATTAATTCAACAGGAGTAATTCCACCAAATTTATTTGATATTCCTCTACCTACACCACTTAGTGCATGTGATGCTGTATATACTTTAACACCCATCTTTTTTAATTTATTTGCATATTTAGGATTTATTTCTAATTTTCCTTTTTCTGAAAATCCTGCATGATGTGTTATACTAACTATACTTACATCTTTAATCTTTTTTGCTACCTTTAATGCAGTTTTTCCACTAATTGATGCAACTACTATATCTTTAATATTTAACTCTTCGACCCTCTTTTTTACCAAATCTATGAGCTTATCCGTGTTCTTTTCTCCAGGTTCATCGAAATAATAAATATCTTTTTTCATTGTTTCCACCTTCAAAAAAGAAAAAAACTAGTCAATTCCAAATGACTTTAAAAGCAATTCTTCGTTCACATATCCGGCTCTGAAAACTTCTCCTGTACGAAGATCATTAATAATAACTTCTGCTGGTGCAAATATATTCTTATCAATTTTGTAAAAGTCAAACTCAGCTTCTTTGAATATCTCATAAAATGGTTTACCATATGAAGGAGAGGATGATGAAGGCAATTCTTTTGCTAATTTCTCTAAATCATCGCCTTCATCAGAATAAATATAATAATAAGTTCTGCCACCAAACATTACAGCATCATTTGTTCTTCCCATTGCTTTCACACTATCTTTTGTTATAGGAGCTATTGGAGCTATACCTGCTGCATATTTTATTTTATTTACGTCAAAATCAAGAACTTCCAACATCTTATATGTTCCATTCTCCACCACTCTTCCTGAAATTTGAATTGACCCAACTAAAGAAGAAGTAGGAGCTACCAAAACATAAACATTTTCTGGGGATACTTTACATTCTTTGGCAATTTCATCGACAACGTCAGTGTCAGGTAACTTATCAGATTCAAGGGCAAGTATAGCTACATCTGCATCGTCTTCATATTTAATTTTTTCATAGGTTTCTAATGGTTTTTTTGACAATGCGCGAGCGGGGCCAGACCCAAGGGCAGAGAAATCTCCAACATTTATAGACCACCCTGCCTTTTGGGAACCTAAGGTTGATATTGCAGGGAAAGAAGTTTTAATTTTAACAGACGGTAATGCTAACTTTTTTGATAAATCGCCAGGTATTGAAATCCCAACATCTGCTAATCCACCAAGACACACCTTAGTATATAATTCACCAGCTTTAAAACTACCTTCTGCATTAACTCCACAATCTAAAATTGTTGATCCATTATCTAATTTTTTCACTTTTATTTTTAGTTCCTTGGATTTTTCTATCATCTCATCTACAATTTTTTTTGCCCTTAAATTAACGCTTACCATTTTTTCTCACCTTTTCTGCATCATCAAAACAATACTCATAAATGTGTGCAGAAATACTATGAATTGCTAATGGTCCAACTTTAATATTTAATTTATCAGATATATATTTCGCCAAGATAGCCAGTGCAGCGGCGTTAGGCAACCATGCTTGGTAAATATCATGACTTCTCCAGATACCTGTTGTATGTAGCTTGTTATTTCTTATTTTAAAATCAATTGAAATCATACAAGGAACTTCCTCATTTTTAAAATCTATCTTAGGATCCCATGTCACTGCAGTAGCTCTTCTACTTTTCTTACATTTTTTCAAACGTTTTATAATAGCTTTAATTTGATCTACAGAAAAATGGTCTCTTAACCTATTACCATAAGTATAAACAAATCCTTTTTTATCTTTTTTCAAAAATTGATCTGTGTATTTTGAAAGTTTATCACCTCTCCAATAATAATCTTTAGGTATACTCAATAAAATTTCTTTGTTTGTAGATATAGGGAAAGGATAATTCTTAATTGGGTATTTAACTATCGTTAATATATTCAATAATTCCTTTGTAATTTGTCCACGTTCATCTTTAATTTTATGTCCTTTTTCCATAACAAGGCTGACAAGTTTCTCCCATGCATCGCTTATATTTTTTGCCTTAATTAGATATGGCATGTGCAGCTCTCACCATATTTTTTAATTTATTGAATGCAGACTCTCTTTTTAGGTTTCTTAATCCACAATCAGGGTCAATGACCATGTTCTCTTTACCAATTAATTCTATACCTTTTAAAATTCTTTTTTTAATTTCTTCTACACTTTCGACTTTATTTGTTTTTGTATTTACACACCCAAATCCTATCTTTTTTCCTTTTAAATCTACATCTTCCAATATATTTAAATTTTCTTTTGTACCTGCAAATTCACAATCAATTATGTCCACATTAAATTCTAATAACTTCTCAAATATGTCAACAATTGATCCACAAACATGCAATGAAATCGGTATAGAAACTTCATCAGTTATTGTTTCTATAACTTTTTTTGCAGTTTTTATATTTACAATTCCTGTAGATAAAATTGGTTCATCTATTTGAATCATTGCTATATCTAACTTTTCTAAGAATTTTGCTTCTACTTTTAGAGCTTCAGCAATATCAAACATCAAATTTTCTTTTGATTTATAAAAACCTTCTATTTTTGATGAATAGGCAAGAGTACACGGGCCAGTAATTATACCTTTTACTTTAACATTTTTTTTGATTTTATTTTTAAGTTTAATAGCAAATTTTACATCCTCGACAGTTATAGGATTTTTTGGAGGCAGTATTTTTCCGTATACTATTGCACTACCATTTACAAAATCCATGCCAGGAATTTTTTTGGCAAATATTTCTATCATATTTCCTCTAACTTGGCCATCTGAAATTATATCAATACCTGCTTTTATTTGATCAACAACAGCTAACTCAATAGCGGGTTTATATTTATCGTACATGCCAAAAATGTCCTGTATCTTTTCGATTAATGAAGTAGGACCCCTCGGATATGGAGGATAACTACCAACTACAGTTGTTAACATTTTCTCCCAACTTTCTTAATATTTTCTAATTCTTTTCTATCAACAGGTAATTCAATAACAAATGTACCATAACAAGGTTTTGTATAAGGTATCATTATTCTTTTATTTTTTTCATCTATGCCTATAGGAATAGGTGGTATACCTATAAGTCTTGTTCCCAAAATTTTCTCACCAGGATTGACACATAATACCTTAGCAGCTTTTTTCTTGATAAATTCAGCACAATCTTTAAATTTTGCATTTCTTAAATGTATTTCATGTTCTACTTCTCTTAAATATAATTCTATACATGTAGACATGTTACTCCATCCATTCGTCCATGAATGCATCAATTTTTTTTACTAAGGGTTTGGGGTTATGACGGGCTCTTGCCTGAATTATTTTAGAGTTTGTATTATGTTTTATTGTTTCAACCAATTCTTTTAATTCTTTTTTATCTTCATTAAAAACAATAGACAAAGATCCAACATTTAATATTTCATTAAAAGTTATAAAATAAGTAGCAGATGCATCATTTGAAATAAAACCTATTAAATAATCCCATTTATTTTTCTCAATTTCATGACTATCAATGTTTAACAATTTATCTATATATCTTCTCTCAGGATCTGAAATTTTTACTAAATTTAATGCTGCAGGATTTCCAGCAATGCTTACCTTACAATTTTTAATTTTTAATAAATAAGATGTATAAATTGTCAGTGGTGTTTGTATTGGATATTCAGGACATCCAAGCATAATTAATACTTTCATTTCTCATCAACCTTTATAACTTGTCCTACTATAAGTGAACTTAAAAATATGAAAGTTAAAAGGGCTGATTCATTAATTGATCTATTTATTAAGAAAATTCCTACAAGACCTTGTGAAACAAAGGCCGTTAAAACACCTATAAGTAATATCTCTCTACCAAGATATCTTTTTATTCCACCCTCACGTTTTTTCTTATAAATTTTGAGTAGTCTTAGACCTAAGTATGTAACAGAGACAAACCATAGGAGGAAGAAAATTAATACTAAAAATCCGAAGTCATATCCCCATCCAAAGATACCTGGTAGCATATAATCTATTGTATCTTTTTCATTGACCAAAACGCCATAAAAAATTGGATAAGGTAAACCAAATTTGACTATTAATGTAATAGGTAATGTAATATAACCATCAGCAAATCCAGAGGAAAATTCTCCCCAATAGGAAGTTGATGGATTATGACCTATTAAACCCATATTTTTAAGTACAAATTGCACACTAGGCAATGCATAATTTTCTATTCTTCCTATTCTAAGCAGAGGACTTAAAATTGGCATTTTAAATATACGTGATAACAATTCTAGGAGCATAAACATGGCTAGTGCGATAGTTGTAAAACTTAATACTTTACGAGGAGTTATTATACTTTTTCCTCCAAATGATTTAGATATGATAAACATCCCTATAAACAATCCTAAAAACCAAAGCACAAGAAATGATCTATGTATCATTCCACCAAAAATTGTAATACCTATTATCAATAAATAAATGAGTTCTCTAAGTTTTGAAGTTTCTATATTGAGTCTATCCATTATTTTTAAACCAGCTAAACTTGTAATTATAACTGCAAGTGCTATAGGACCATAAGGATGTGTAAATTCATGTTGTCCAAAATATAAAATCATCAGGAGTACATCGATTCCAAACAATATTGTTAAAACTACTGCAAGAAACAGTGCTACAAGGAAGACTGTTGACAATGTTATAGGTGTTAAATTAATGAGAAATATTGCCCCAGCATAAAGTATGATGGCTACTTCTAAAATTAACTGAAAATGATTTTGTGCAATTAATGGCAAGCTTTACCTCCCTTTTTTAGTTTTTGAATGATAAATTTTTATTTGCAAAACATTTAATTTGTGTCCAAATTTAAATATTTTTTGTGAAATATTTAAATTTATAAGCAATAGTTCATTAAAAATAATGTAAAATTAAAATTTTAAAATTGTTAAATAAAATGTAATAACGAGGCTAATTTTGGAGGTGAAGGATGATCGAAATTAGATTCCATGGACGAGGAGGTCAGGGGGCTGTCACTGCTGCCGAAATTTTAGCAAAGGCTGCATTTTACGATGGTAAATATTCCCAGGCATTTCCGTTTTTTGGTGTAGAGAGGAGAGGCGCACCTGTGTTGGCTTTTGTTAGAATTGATAATAAACCCATAAGAATAAGATATCAAGTTTACAAGCCTAATTATGTGATTGTTTTAGATGATAAATTAGTTGAAAGTGTAGATGTATTTAAAGGTTTACATGAACCTGCTGTTGTGGTTATAAATTCTAAAAATGAAATTAAAAAAGAAGGTGTTAAAATTTATTCTGTAGATGCTACAAATATAGCTTTAGAAACTCTTGGCAGCCCCATAGTTAATACTGCAATGTTAGGTGCATTTGTAGGTGCAACAAAAATAATAAAACTTGATTCCCTCATAAAAGCGATTAAAAATAGTTTTAAAGATAAAATAGGAGAAAAAAATGCTAAAGCAGCTGTAAAAGGCTATGAGAGCGTTGTAGGGTGATTCTGTGAAATTTATAGGAGTGATAGTTGATAAACCAGGAAGCACGATAAAAAATAAAACAGGTTCTTGGAGAGTGTTTAAACCAATTTTGAATAAAAAGAAGTGTATAAAATGTAACACATGTATATTGTTCTGTCCTGAAGGTTGTATAGATGAAAATCATGAAATCAACTATGATTATTGTAAAGGATGTGGAATATGTGAAGAAGAATGTCCTGTAAATGCTATAAAAACTGTAAAGGAGTAGGAGGACAAACATGGAAATAATGACAGGAAATAAAGCTGTAGCTGAAGCTGTAAAGCTAGCAAAACCAAAAGTAATTTCTGTGTATCCAATAACACCACAAACAACAATAGCAGAACACATTGCTGAATATGTGGCAAACGGAGAATTAGATGCAGAATATGTAAAAGTTGAATCTGAACATAGTGCAATTAGTGTGTGTGTAGGGGCATCAAGCACAGGAGTTAGAACCTTTACAGCAACTTCTTCACAAGGTTTAGCATTGATGCATGAAATCCTATTTATAGCTGCAGGTCTTCGTACACCTATTGTTTTGGCAAATGCAAATAGATCTCTTTCAGCACCTATCAACATATGGAACGATCACCAGGATAGCATAGCAGAAAGAGATAGTGGATGGCTACAATTTTATGTGGAAAACGCTCAAGAAGCACTTGATTTTACTTTAATTGCATATAAAGTTTCAGAAAACAAAGATGTTTTACTTCCTAGTATGGTATGTCTCGATGGCTTTATTTTAACCCATACAATGGAACCAGTCGCTGTACCATCACAAAAAGATGTTGATAATTTCTTGCCAAGTTATAAACCAGAAGTATTTTTAGATCCCGACAATCCTGTAACTATTGGTGCAGTAGCAGATCCTAATTATTATATGGAAGCTAGATATCAGATTGAAGTTGGAATGAAAAAATCGCTTAATGTGATACACAAGGCTAATAAAGAATTTAAAAAAATTTTTGGTCGTAAATATGGTTTTGTAGAAGAATACAGATGTGACGATGCAAAAATTGTATTGGTGGCAATGGGCTCTGTGTGTGGTACAATTAAAG
Coding sequences within:
- a CDS encoding Protein of unknown function DUF1867 (COGs: COG1751 conserved hypothetical protein~InterPro IPR015795: IPR015074~KEGG: mth:MTH1675 hypothetical protein~PFAM: Protein of unknown function DUF1867~SPTR: O27711 Conserved protein~PFAM: Pyruvate kinase, alpha/beta domain) — encoded protein: MKKDIYYFDEPGEKNTDKLIDLVKKRVEELNIKDIVVASISGKTALKVAKKIKDVSIVSITHHAGFSEKGKLEINPKYANKLKKMGVKVYTASHALSGVGRGISNKFGGITPVELMAETLRMISQGFKVCVEISIMAADAGLIPVDREIVAIGGTGRGADTSLVLTPAHMNNVFDLRIHEIIAMPRP
- a CDS encoding methenyltetrahydromethanopterin cyclohydrolase (COGs: COG3252 Methenyltetrahydromethanopterin cyclohydrolase~InterPro IPR003209~KEGG: mth:MTH773 N(5),N(10)-methenyltetrahydromethanopterin cyclohydrolase~PFAM: Methenyltetrahydromethanopterin cyclohydrolase~PRIAM: Methenyltetrahydromethanopterin cyclohydrolase~SPTR: P51616 Methenyltetrahydromethanopterin cyclohydrolase~TIGRFAM: methenyltetrahydromethanopterin cyclohydrolase~PFAM: Cyclohydrolase (MCH)~TIGRFAM: methenyltetrahydromethanopterin cyclohydrolase) produces the protein MVSVNLRAKKIVDEMIEKSKELKIKVKKLDNGSTILDCGVNAEGSFKAGELYTKVCLGGLADVGISIPGDLSKKLALPSVKIKTSFPAISTLGSQKAGWSINVGDFSALGSGPARALSKKPLETYEKIKYEDDADVAILALESDKLPDTDVVDEIAKECKVSPENVYVLVAPTSSLVGSIQISGRVVENGTYKMLEVLDFDVNKIKYAAGIAPIAPITKDSVKAMGRTNDAVMFGGRTYYYIYSDEGDDLEKLAKELPSSSSPSYGKPFYEIFKEAEFDFYKIDKNIFAPAEVIINDLRTGEVFRAGYVNEELLLKSFGID
- a CDS encoding phospholipid-binding protein, PBP family (COGs: COG1881 Phospholipid-binding protein~InterPro IPR008914: IPR005247~KEGG: sat:SYN_03131 phosphatidylethanolamine-binding protein~PFAM: PEBP family protein~SPTR: Q2LR74 Phosphatidylethanolamine-binding protein~PFAM: Phosphatidylethanolamine-binding protein~TIGRFAM: Raf kinase inhibitor-like protein, YbhB/YbcL family): MKIFSKAFKNGEKIPKKYTCDGQDISPPIKWEDIPENTKTLVLICEDPDAPGKTWVHWVLFNIPPEIEELPEGVENKEKLENGAIHGVNDWGRLGYGGPCPPSGTHRYYFRLYALDTELKLEPGAKKEEVVEAMKDHIIDQAELMGTYSRE
- a CDS encoding Protein of unknown function DUF749 (COGs: COG4009 conserved hypothetical protein~InterPro IPR008032~KEGG: mth:MTH1880 hypothetical protein~PFAM: Protein of unknown function DUF749~SPTR: O27908 Conserved protein~PFAM: Domain of unknown function (DUF749)) — protein: MFTATLLGVFKYDEIPDEYIKFVELKAALEKKNKIKKNEKIAIVNIAGTKCYHVLFLESYNNIDEIKEELKEIGAKLNHISSNILEGHL
- a CDS encoding cell division protein FtsZ (COGs: COG0206 Cell division GTPase~InterPro IPR019746: IPR008280: IPR020805: IPR003008: IPR 018316: IPR000158~KEGG: mth:MTH1676 cell division protein FtsZ~PFAM: Tubulin/FtsZ GTPase; Tubulin/FtsZ, 2-layer sandwich domain~SPTR: O27712 Cell division protein ftsZ~TIGRFAM: cell division protein FtsZ~PFAM: Tubulin/FtsZ family, GTPase domain; FtsZ family, C-terminal domain~TIGRFAM: cell division protein FtsZ) → MKLIEDALKNAKKEDIGKPNIRSENSIDEELKKIMEESRSRIYVVGTGGAGNNTVSRLTKIGIEGAKTIAVNTDAQDLYYSVADKKILIGKNLCRGLGTGGIPELGEECAEESEDEIARELENADMVFVTCGLGGGTGTGSAPVISKIAKKCGALTIAVVTLPFSAEGVIRRKNAEEGLKKLRNSADTVIVVPNDKLLEVAPNLPINKAFMVADEILSRAVKGITELITKPGLISLDFADIKSVMQGSGMAMIGMGESESGEDKALESVHEALNSPLLDLDISNAKGALINITGSSDLSLQEAERIVQVVADELDPEANIIWGVQIEEELQNTIRTTIIVSGVKSPYMFSEEKPKRGLEKKKEFTKKHSLEKFVDDVF